One Coregonus clupeaformis isolate EN_2021a unplaced genomic scaffold, ASM2061545v1 scaf0170, whole genome shotgun sequence genomic window carries:
- the rbm47 gene encoding RNA-binding protein 47 isoform X4, giving the protein MTAEDPASSSSAMSNNPANSGSNPPGPSHHSPHGPITVPEGVAGAPNEAALVSLMERTGYSMVQENGQRKYGPPPGWDSASPPRGCEIFVGKIPRDVYEDELVPVFESVGQIYEMRLMMDFDGKNRGYAFVMYTQKHQAKRAVRELNNYEVRPGRLLGVCCSVDNCRLFIGGIPKTKKREEILEEVSKVTEGVLDVIVYASAADKMKNRGFAFVEYESHRAAAMARRKLMPGRIQLWGHQIAVDWAEPEIDVDEDVMETVKILYVRNLMMETSEETLRQVFGQWNQGCVERVKKIRDYAFVHFSSRDDAVVAMDHLNGTEVEGSCIEVTLAKPVDKEQYTRYQKASKGGAAAAVAAPEPAQQNYVYQCDPYTLTYYGYPYSTLIGPNRDYFIKGAVRGRGRAAAASRAPGPRGSYLGGYSAGRGIYSRYHEGKAKGPDNKAYELVPSMELNASVNPLGIKPCTMGLQALSGQYPVFSSAQGAKLMEEGKMHHAVEHLMNPLALQHDHTGQNAQAVLPAVSTPPPFQGRPITPVYTMTHNMQRIPTASGLYGAGYMPITNYNTAALAALQKNAAVAAAAAAYGGYAYTMPQAFPATAFQVPIHDVYQTY; this is encoded by the exons ATGACAGCCGAAGATCCCGCCTCCTCCTCTTCAGCCATGAGTAATAACCCCGCCAATTCCGGTTCCAACCCCCCAGGCCCCTCCCATCACTCCCCCCATGGACCAATCACAGTGCCCGAGGGTGTGGCCGGGGCCCCCAACGAGGCGGCCCTGGTGTCTCTGATGGAGCGTACGGGGTACAGCATGGTGCAGGAGAACGGCCAGAGGAAATACGGCCCCCCGCCGGGCTGGGATTCTGCCTCCCCGCCGCGGGGCTGTGAGATCTTCGTGGGTAAAATCCCCCGGGACGTCTATGAGGACGAGCTGGTTCCGGTGTTCGAGTCAGTGGGTCAGATCTACGAGATGCGTCTGATGATGGACTTCGACGGGAAGAACCGCGGCTACGCCTTCGTCATGTACACGCAGAAACACCAGGCCAAGCGCGCCGTGCGGGAGCTCAACAACTACGAGGTGCGCCCCGGCCGCCTCCTGGGGGTCTGTTGCTCTGTGGACAACTGTCGCCTCTTCATCGGGGGCATCCCCAAAACCAAGAAGCGAGAGGAGATCCTGGAGGAGGTCTCCAAGGTGACGGAGGGCGTCCTAGACGTCATAGTGTACGCCAGCGCAGCAGACAAGATGAAGAACCGGGGCTTCGCCTTCGTGGAGTACGAGAGTCACCGCGCTGCGGCCATGGCCCGCAGGAAGCTGATGCCCGGCAGGATCCAGCTGTGGGGGCACCAGATCGCCGTGGACTGGGCGGAGCCAGAGATAGACGTGGACGAGGACGTCATGGAGACTGTGAAGATTCTATACGTCAGGAACCTGATGATGGAGACCAGCGAGGAGACACTACGACAG GTGTTTGGCCAGTGGAACCAGGGCTGCGTGGAACGTGTCAAGAAGATCCGCGACTACGCCTTCGTCCACTTCTCATCCCGTGACGATGCGGTGGTTGCCATGGACCACCTGAACGGGACGGAGGTGGAGGGGTCCTGCATCGAGGTGACCCTGGCTAAGCCTGTTGACAAAGAGCAGTACACGCGCTACCAGAAGGCGTCTAAAGGGGGCGCTGCGGCAGCCGTGGCGGCTCCAGAACCAGCCCAGCAGAACTACGTGTACCAGTGCGACCCCTACACCCTCACCTACTATGGGTACCCCTACAGCACGCTCATCGGACCCAACAGGGACTACTTCATCAAAG GTGCTGTGCGAGGTCGTGGCCGTGCTGCGGCAGCTAGCCGTGCCCCTGGCCCCCGGGGGTCGTACCTGGGGGGTTACTCTGCTGGGCGGGGTATCTACAGCCGGTACCATGAAGGAAAGGCCAAGGGCCCCGACAACAAGGCCTACGAGCTGGTCCCTTCCATGGAGCTGAATGCCTCAGTCAACCCTCTGGGCATCAAGCCTTGCACAA tgggcCTGCAGGCTCTATCAGGCCAGTACCCAGTGTTCTCCTCAGCCCAGGGAGCCAAGCTGATGGAGGAAGGGAAGATGCACCATGCTGTGGAACACCTCATGAACCCCTTGGCCCTGCAGCACGACCACACAGGCCAGAACGCACAGGCTGTTCTACCTGCTGTCTCCACACCGCCACCcttccag ggTCGTCCCATCACACCAGTGTACACCATGACCCACAACATGCAGCGTATCCCCACGGCCAGCGGTCTGTACGGAGCAGGCTACATGCCCATCACAAACTACAACACTGCTGCCCTGGCAGCCCTGCAGAAGAACGCAGCCGTGGCGGCGGCGGCCGCAGCCTACGGAGGCTATGCCTACACCATGCCCCAGGCCTTCCCCGCCACCGCCTTCCAGGTGCCCATCCACGACGTCTATCAGACCTACTGA
- the rbm47 gene encoding RNA-binding protein 47 isoform X6, with product MTAEDPASSSSAMSNNPANSGSNPPGPSHHSPHGPITVPEGVAGAPNEAALVSLMERTGYSMVQENGQRKYGPPPGWDSASPPRGCEIFVGKIPRDVYEDELVPVFESVGQIYEMRLMMDFDGKNRGYAFVMYTQKHQAKRAVRELNNYEVRPGRLLGVCCSVDNCRLFIGGIPKTKKREEILEEVSKVTEGVLDVIVYASAADKMKNRGFAFVEYESHRAAAMARRKLMPGRIQLWGHQIAVDWAEPEIDVDEDVMETVKILYVRNLMMETSEETLRQVFGQWNQGCVERVKKIRDYAFVHFSSRDDAVVAMDHLNGTEVEGSCIEVTLAKPVDKEQYTRYQKASKGGAAAAVAAPEPAQQNYVYQCDPYTLTYYGYPYSTLIGPNRDYFIKAGAVRGRGRAAAASRAPGPRGSYLGGYSAGRGIYSRYHEGKAKGPDNKAYELVPSMELNASVNPLGIKPCTMGLQALSGQYPVFSSAQGAKLMEEGKMHHAVEHLMNPLALQHDHTGQNAQAVLPANAQAVLPAVSTPPPFQGRPITPVYTMTHNMQRIPTASGLYGAGYMPITNYNTAALAALQKNAAVAAAAAAYGGYAYTMPQAFPATAFQVPIHDVYQTY from the exons ATGACAGCCGAAGATCCCGCCTCCTCCTCTTCAGCCATGAGTAATAACCCCGCCAATTCCGGTTCCAACCCCCCAGGCCCCTCCCATCACTCCCCCCATGGACCAATCACAGTGCCCGAGGGTGTGGCCGGGGCCCCCAACGAGGCGGCCCTGGTGTCTCTGATGGAGCGTACGGGGTACAGCATGGTGCAGGAGAACGGCCAGAGGAAATACGGCCCCCCGCCGGGCTGGGATTCTGCCTCCCCGCCGCGGGGCTGTGAGATCTTCGTGGGTAAAATCCCCCGGGACGTCTATGAGGACGAGCTGGTTCCGGTGTTCGAGTCAGTGGGTCAGATCTACGAGATGCGTCTGATGATGGACTTCGACGGGAAGAACCGCGGCTACGCCTTCGTCATGTACACGCAGAAACACCAGGCCAAGCGCGCCGTGCGGGAGCTCAACAACTACGAGGTGCGCCCCGGCCGCCTCCTGGGGGTCTGTTGCTCTGTGGACAACTGTCGCCTCTTCATCGGGGGCATCCCCAAAACCAAGAAGCGAGAGGAGATCCTGGAGGAGGTCTCCAAGGTGACGGAGGGCGTCCTAGACGTCATAGTGTACGCCAGCGCAGCAGACAAGATGAAGAACCGGGGCTTCGCCTTCGTGGAGTACGAGAGTCACCGCGCTGCGGCCATGGCCCGCAGGAAGCTGATGCCCGGCAGGATCCAGCTGTGGGGGCACCAGATCGCCGTGGACTGGGCGGAGCCAGAGATAGACGTGGACGAGGACGTCATGGAGACTGTGAAGATTCTATACGTCAGGAACCTGATGATGGAGACCAGCGAGGAGACACTACGACAG GTGTTTGGCCAGTGGAACCAGGGCTGCGTGGAACGTGTCAAGAAGATCCGCGACTACGCCTTCGTCCACTTCTCATCCCGTGACGATGCGGTGGTTGCCATGGACCACCTGAACGGGACGGAGGTGGAGGGGTCCTGCATCGAGGTGACCCTGGCTAAGCCTGTTGACAAAGAGCAGTACACGCGCTACCAGAAGGCGTCTAAAGGGGGCGCTGCGGCAGCCGTGGCGGCTCCAGAACCAGCCCAGCAGAACTACGTGTACCAGTGCGACCCCTACACCCTCACCTACTATGGGTACCCCTACAGCACGCTCATCGGACCCAACAGGGACTACTTCATCAAAG CAGGTGCTGTGCGAGGTCGTGGCCGTGCTGCGGCAGCTAGCCGTGCCCCTGGCCCCCGGGGGTCGTACCTGGGGGGTTACTCTGCTGGGCGGGGTATCTACAGCCGGTACCATGAAGGAAAGGCCAAGGGCCCCGACAACAAGGCCTACGAGCTGGTCCCTTCCATGGAGCTGAATGCCTCAGTCAACCCTCTGGGCATCAAGCCTTGCACAA tgggcCTGCAGGCTCTATCAGGCCAGTACCCAGTGTTCTCCTCAGCCCAGGGAGCCAAGCTGATGGAGGAAGGGAAGATGCACCATGCTGTGGAACACCTCATGAACCCCTTGGCCCTGCAGCACGACCACACAGGCCAGAACGCACAGGCTGTTCTACCTGCT aaCGCACAGGCTGTTCTACCTGCTGTCTCCACACCGCCACCcttccag ggTCGTCCCATCACACCAGTGTACACCATGACCCACAACATGCAGCGTATCCCCACGGCCAGCGGTCTGTACGGAGCAGGCTACATGCCCATCACAAACTACAACACTGCTGCCCTGGCAGCCCTGCAGAAGAACGCAGCCGTGGCGGCGGCGGCCGCAGCCTACGGAGGCTATGCCTACACCATGCCCCAGGCCTTCCCCGCCACCGCCTTCCAGGTGCCCATCCACGACGTCTATCAGACCTACTGA
- the rbm47 gene encoding RNA-binding protein 47 isoform X2 produces MTAEDPASSSSAMSNNPANSGSNPPGPSHHSPHGPITVPEGVAGAPNEAALVSLMERTGYSMVQENGQRKYGPPPGWDSASPPRGCEIFVGKIPRDVYEDELVPVFESVGQIYEMRLMMDFDGKNRGYAFVMYTQKHQAKRAVRELNNYEVRPGRLLGVCCSVDNCRLFIGGIPKTKKREEILEEVSKVTEGVLDVIVYASAADKMKNRGFAFVEYESHRAAAMARRKLMPGRIQLWGHQIAVDWAEPEIDVDEDVMETVKILYVRNLMMETSEETLRQVFGQWNQGCVERVKKIRDYAFVHFSSRDDAVVAMDHLNGTEVEGSCIEVTLAKPVDKEQYTRYQKASKGGAAAAVAAPEPAQQNYVYQCDPYTLTYYGYPYSTLIGPNRDYFIKGGPMIQTNGAVRGRGRAAAASRAPGPRGSYLGGYSAGRGIYSRYHEGKAKGPDNKAYELVPSMELNASVNPLGIKPCTMGLQALSGQYPVFSSAQGAKLMEEGKMHHAVEHLMNPLALQHDHTGQNAQAVLPAVSTPPPFQGRPITPVYTMTHNMQRIPTASGLYGAGYMPITNYNTAALAALQKNAAVAAAAAAYGGYAYTMPQAFPATAFQVPIHDVYQTY; encoded by the exons ATGACAGCCGAAGATCCCGCCTCCTCCTCTTCAGCCATGAGTAATAACCCCGCCAATTCCGGTTCCAACCCCCCAGGCCCCTCCCATCACTCCCCCCATGGACCAATCACAGTGCCCGAGGGTGTGGCCGGGGCCCCCAACGAGGCGGCCCTGGTGTCTCTGATGGAGCGTACGGGGTACAGCATGGTGCAGGAGAACGGCCAGAGGAAATACGGCCCCCCGCCGGGCTGGGATTCTGCCTCCCCGCCGCGGGGCTGTGAGATCTTCGTGGGTAAAATCCCCCGGGACGTCTATGAGGACGAGCTGGTTCCGGTGTTCGAGTCAGTGGGTCAGATCTACGAGATGCGTCTGATGATGGACTTCGACGGGAAGAACCGCGGCTACGCCTTCGTCATGTACACGCAGAAACACCAGGCCAAGCGCGCCGTGCGGGAGCTCAACAACTACGAGGTGCGCCCCGGCCGCCTCCTGGGGGTCTGTTGCTCTGTGGACAACTGTCGCCTCTTCATCGGGGGCATCCCCAAAACCAAGAAGCGAGAGGAGATCCTGGAGGAGGTCTCCAAGGTGACGGAGGGCGTCCTAGACGTCATAGTGTACGCCAGCGCAGCAGACAAGATGAAGAACCGGGGCTTCGCCTTCGTGGAGTACGAGAGTCACCGCGCTGCGGCCATGGCCCGCAGGAAGCTGATGCCCGGCAGGATCCAGCTGTGGGGGCACCAGATCGCCGTGGACTGGGCGGAGCCAGAGATAGACGTGGACGAGGACGTCATGGAGACTGTGAAGATTCTATACGTCAGGAACCTGATGATGGAGACCAGCGAGGAGACACTACGACAG GTGTTTGGCCAGTGGAACCAGGGCTGCGTGGAACGTGTCAAGAAGATCCGCGACTACGCCTTCGTCCACTTCTCATCCCGTGACGATGCGGTGGTTGCCATGGACCACCTGAACGGGACGGAGGTGGAGGGGTCCTGCATCGAGGTGACCCTGGCTAAGCCTGTTGACAAAGAGCAGTACACGCGCTACCAGAAGGCGTCTAAAGGGGGCGCTGCGGCAGCCGTGGCGGCTCCAGAACCAGCCCAGCAGAACTACGTGTACCAGTGCGACCCCTACACCCTCACCTACTATGGGTACCCCTACAGCACGCTCATCGGACCCAACAGGGACTACTTCATCAAAG GAGGCCCAATGATACAGACCAATG GTGCTGTGCGAGGTCGTGGCCGTGCTGCGGCAGCTAGCCGTGCCCCTGGCCCCCGGGGGTCGTACCTGGGGGGTTACTCTGCTGGGCGGGGTATCTACAGCCGGTACCATGAAGGAAAGGCCAAGGGCCCCGACAACAAGGCCTACGAGCTGGTCCCTTCCATGGAGCTGAATGCCTCAGTCAACCCTCTGGGCATCAAGCCTTGCACAA tgggcCTGCAGGCTCTATCAGGCCAGTACCCAGTGTTCTCCTCAGCCCAGGGAGCCAAGCTGATGGAGGAAGGGAAGATGCACCATGCTGTGGAACACCTCATGAACCCCTTGGCCCTGCAGCACGACCACACAGGCCAGAACGCACAGGCTGTTCTACCTGCTGTCTCCACACCGCCACCcttccag ggTCGTCCCATCACACCAGTGTACACCATGACCCACAACATGCAGCGTATCCCCACGGCCAGCGGTCTGTACGGAGCAGGCTACATGCCCATCACAAACTACAACACTGCTGCCCTGGCAGCCCTGCAGAAGAACGCAGCCGTGGCGGCGGCGGCCGCAGCCTACGGAGGCTATGCCTACACCATGCCCCAGGCCTTCCCCGCCACCGCCTTCCAGGTGCCCATCCACGACGTCTATCAGACCTACTGA
- the rbm47 gene encoding RNA-binding protein 47 isoform X1: protein MTAEDPASSSSAMSNNPANSGSNPPGPSHHSPHGPITVPEGVAGAPNEAALVSLMERTGYSMVQENGQRKYGPPPGWDSASPPRGCEIFVGKIPRDVYEDELVPVFESVGQIYEMRLMMDFDGKNRGYAFVMYTQKHQAKRAVRELNNYEVRPGRLLGVCCSVDNCRLFIGGIPKTKKREEILEEVSKVTEGVLDVIVYASAADKMKNRGFAFVEYESHRAAAMARRKLMPGRIQLWGHQIAVDWAEPEIDVDEDVMETVKILYVRNLMMETSEETLRQVFGQWNQGCVERVKKIRDYAFVHFSSRDDAVVAMDHLNGTEVEGSCIEVTLAKPVDKEQYTRYQKASKGGAAAAVAAPEPAQQNYVYQCDPYTLTYYGYPYSTLIGPNRDYFIKGGPMIQTNAGAVRGRGRAAAASRAPGPRGSYLGGYSAGRGIYSRYHEGKAKGPDNKAYELVPSMELNASVNPLGIKPCTMGLQALSGQYPVFSSAQGAKLMEEGKMHHAVEHLMNPLALQHDHTGQNAQAVLPAVSTPPPFQGRPITPVYTMTHNMQRIPTASGLYGAGYMPITNYNTAALAALQKNAAVAAAAAAYGGYAYTMPQAFPATAFQVPIHDVYQTY from the exons ATGACAGCCGAAGATCCCGCCTCCTCCTCTTCAGCCATGAGTAATAACCCCGCCAATTCCGGTTCCAACCCCCCAGGCCCCTCCCATCACTCCCCCCATGGACCAATCACAGTGCCCGAGGGTGTGGCCGGGGCCCCCAACGAGGCGGCCCTGGTGTCTCTGATGGAGCGTACGGGGTACAGCATGGTGCAGGAGAACGGCCAGAGGAAATACGGCCCCCCGCCGGGCTGGGATTCTGCCTCCCCGCCGCGGGGCTGTGAGATCTTCGTGGGTAAAATCCCCCGGGACGTCTATGAGGACGAGCTGGTTCCGGTGTTCGAGTCAGTGGGTCAGATCTACGAGATGCGTCTGATGATGGACTTCGACGGGAAGAACCGCGGCTACGCCTTCGTCATGTACACGCAGAAACACCAGGCCAAGCGCGCCGTGCGGGAGCTCAACAACTACGAGGTGCGCCCCGGCCGCCTCCTGGGGGTCTGTTGCTCTGTGGACAACTGTCGCCTCTTCATCGGGGGCATCCCCAAAACCAAGAAGCGAGAGGAGATCCTGGAGGAGGTCTCCAAGGTGACGGAGGGCGTCCTAGACGTCATAGTGTACGCCAGCGCAGCAGACAAGATGAAGAACCGGGGCTTCGCCTTCGTGGAGTACGAGAGTCACCGCGCTGCGGCCATGGCCCGCAGGAAGCTGATGCCCGGCAGGATCCAGCTGTGGGGGCACCAGATCGCCGTGGACTGGGCGGAGCCAGAGATAGACGTGGACGAGGACGTCATGGAGACTGTGAAGATTCTATACGTCAGGAACCTGATGATGGAGACCAGCGAGGAGACACTACGACAG GTGTTTGGCCAGTGGAACCAGGGCTGCGTGGAACGTGTCAAGAAGATCCGCGACTACGCCTTCGTCCACTTCTCATCCCGTGACGATGCGGTGGTTGCCATGGACCACCTGAACGGGACGGAGGTGGAGGGGTCCTGCATCGAGGTGACCCTGGCTAAGCCTGTTGACAAAGAGCAGTACACGCGCTACCAGAAGGCGTCTAAAGGGGGCGCTGCGGCAGCCGTGGCGGCTCCAGAACCAGCCCAGCAGAACTACGTGTACCAGTGCGACCCCTACACCCTCACCTACTATGGGTACCCCTACAGCACGCTCATCGGACCCAACAGGGACTACTTCATCAAAG GAGGCCCAATGATACAGACCAATG CAGGTGCTGTGCGAGGTCGTGGCCGTGCTGCGGCAGCTAGCCGTGCCCCTGGCCCCCGGGGGTCGTACCTGGGGGGTTACTCTGCTGGGCGGGGTATCTACAGCCGGTACCATGAAGGAAAGGCCAAGGGCCCCGACAACAAGGCCTACGAGCTGGTCCCTTCCATGGAGCTGAATGCCTCAGTCAACCCTCTGGGCATCAAGCCTTGCACAA tgggcCTGCAGGCTCTATCAGGCCAGTACCCAGTGTTCTCCTCAGCCCAGGGAGCCAAGCTGATGGAGGAAGGGAAGATGCACCATGCTGTGGAACACCTCATGAACCCCTTGGCCCTGCAGCACGACCACACAGGCCAGAACGCACAGGCTGTTCTACCTGCTGTCTCCACACCGCCACCcttccag ggTCGTCCCATCACACCAGTGTACACCATGACCCACAACATGCAGCGTATCCCCACGGCCAGCGGTCTGTACGGAGCAGGCTACATGCCCATCACAAACTACAACACTGCTGCCCTGGCAGCCCTGCAGAAGAACGCAGCCGTGGCGGCGGCGGCCGCAGCCTACGGAGGCTATGCCTACACCATGCCCCAGGCCTTCCCCGCCACCGCCTTCCAGGTGCCCATCCACGACGTCTATCAGACCTACTGA
- the rbm47 gene encoding RNA-binding protein 47 isoform X5 codes for MTAEDPASSSSAMSNNPANSGSNPPGPSHHSPHGPITVPEGVAGAPNEAALVSLMERTGYSMVQENGQRKYGPPPGWDSASPPRGCEIFVGKIPRDVYEDELVPVFESVGQIYEMRLMMDFDGKNRGYAFVMYTQKHQAKRAVRELNNYEVRPGRLLGVCCSVDNCRLFIGGIPKTKKREEILEEVSKVTEGVLDVIVYASAADKMKNRGFAFVEYESHRAAAMARRKLMPGRIQLWGHQIAVDWAEPEIDVDEDVMETVKILYVRNLMMETSEETLRQVFGQWNQGCVERVKKIRDYAFVHFSSRDDAVVAMDHLNGTEVEGSCIEVTLAKPVDKEQYTRYQKASKGGAAAAVAAPEPAQQNYVYQCDPYTLTYYGYPYSTLIGPNRDYFIKVGLQALSGQYPVFSSAQGAKLMEEGKMHHAVEHLMNPLALQHDHTGQNAQAVLPAVSTPPPFQGRPITPVYTMTHNMQRIPTASGLYGAGYMPITNYNTAALAALQKNAAVAAAAAAYGGYAYTMPQAFPATAFQVPIHDVYQTY; via the exons ATGACAGCCGAAGATCCCGCCTCCTCCTCTTCAGCCATGAGTAATAACCCCGCCAATTCCGGTTCCAACCCCCCAGGCCCCTCCCATCACTCCCCCCATGGACCAATCACAGTGCCCGAGGGTGTGGCCGGGGCCCCCAACGAGGCGGCCCTGGTGTCTCTGATGGAGCGTACGGGGTACAGCATGGTGCAGGAGAACGGCCAGAGGAAATACGGCCCCCCGCCGGGCTGGGATTCTGCCTCCCCGCCGCGGGGCTGTGAGATCTTCGTGGGTAAAATCCCCCGGGACGTCTATGAGGACGAGCTGGTTCCGGTGTTCGAGTCAGTGGGTCAGATCTACGAGATGCGTCTGATGATGGACTTCGACGGGAAGAACCGCGGCTACGCCTTCGTCATGTACACGCAGAAACACCAGGCCAAGCGCGCCGTGCGGGAGCTCAACAACTACGAGGTGCGCCCCGGCCGCCTCCTGGGGGTCTGTTGCTCTGTGGACAACTGTCGCCTCTTCATCGGGGGCATCCCCAAAACCAAGAAGCGAGAGGAGATCCTGGAGGAGGTCTCCAAGGTGACGGAGGGCGTCCTAGACGTCATAGTGTACGCCAGCGCAGCAGACAAGATGAAGAACCGGGGCTTCGCCTTCGTGGAGTACGAGAGTCACCGCGCTGCGGCCATGGCCCGCAGGAAGCTGATGCCCGGCAGGATCCAGCTGTGGGGGCACCAGATCGCCGTGGACTGGGCGGAGCCAGAGATAGACGTGGACGAGGACGTCATGGAGACTGTGAAGATTCTATACGTCAGGAACCTGATGATGGAGACCAGCGAGGAGACACTACGACAG GTGTTTGGCCAGTGGAACCAGGGCTGCGTGGAACGTGTCAAGAAGATCCGCGACTACGCCTTCGTCCACTTCTCATCCCGTGACGATGCGGTGGTTGCCATGGACCACCTGAACGGGACGGAGGTGGAGGGGTCCTGCATCGAGGTGACCCTGGCTAAGCCTGTTGACAAAGAGCAGTACACGCGCTACCAGAAGGCGTCTAAAGGGGGCGCTGCGGCAGCCGTGGCGGCTCCAGAACCAGCCCAGCAGAACTACGTGTACCAGTGCGACCCCTACACCCTCACCTACTATGGGTACCCCTACAGCACGCTCATCGGACCCAACAGGGACTACTTCATCAAAG tgggcCTGCAGGCTCTATCAGGCCAGTACCCAGTGTTCTCCTCAGCCCAGGGAGCCAAGCTGATGGAGGAAGGGAAGATGCACCATGCTGTGGAACACCTCATGAACCCCTTGGCCCTGCAGCACGACCACACAGGCCAGAACGCACAGGCTGTTCTACCTGCTGTCTCCACACCGCCACCcttccag ggTCGTCCCATCACACCAGTGTACACCATGACCCACAACATGCAGCGTATCCCCACGGCCAGCGGTCTGTACGGAGCAGGCTACATGCCCATCACAAACTACAACACTGCTGCCCTGGCAGCCCTGCAGAAGAACGCAGCCGTGGCGGCGGCGGCCGCAGCCTACGGAGGCTATGCCTACACCATGCCCCAGGCCTTCCCCGCCACCGCCTTCCAGGTGCCCATCCACGACGTCTATCAGACCTACTGA
- the rbm47 gene encoding RNA-binding protein 47 isoform X3 encodes MTAEDPASSSSAMSNNPANSGSNPPGPSHHSPHGPITVPEGVAGAPNEAALVSLMERTGYSMVQENGQRKYGPPPGWDSASPPRGCEIFVGKIPRDVYEDELVPVFESVGQIYEMRLMMDFDGKNRGYAFVMYTQKHQAKRAVRELNNYEVRPGRLLGVCCSVDNCRLFIGGIPKTKKREEILEEVSKVTEGVLDVIVYASAADKMKNRGFAFVEYESHRAAAMARRKLMPGRIQLWGHQIAVDWAEPEIDVDEDVMETVKILYVRNLMMETSEETLRQVFGQWNQGCVERVKKIRDYAFVHFSSRDDAVVAMDHLNGTEVEGSCIEVTLAKPVDKEQYTRYQKASKGGAAAAVAAPEPAQQNYVYQCDPYTLTYYGYPYSTLIGPNRDYFIKAGAVRGRGRAAAASRAPGPRGSYLGGYSAGRGIYSRYHEGKAKGPDNKAYELVPSMELNASVNPLGIKPCTMGLQALSGQYPVFSSAQGAKLMEEGKMHHAVEHLMNPLALQHDHTGQNAQAVLPAVSTPPPFQGRPITPVYTMTHNMQRIPTASGLYGAGYMPITNYNTAALAALQKNAAVAAAAAAYGGYAYTMPQAFPATAFQVPIHDVYQTY; translated from the exons ATGACAGCCGAAGATCCCGCCTCCTCCTCTTCAGCCATGAGTAATAACCCCGCCAATTCCGGTTCCAACCCCCCAGGCCCCTCCCATCACTCCCCCCATGGACCAATCACAGTGCCCGAGGGTGTGGCCGGGGCCCCCAACGAGGCGGCCCTGGTGTCTCTGATGGAGCGTACGGGGTACAGCATGGTGCAGGAGAACGGCCAGAGGAAATACGGCCCCCCGCCGGGCTGGGATTCTGCCTCCCCGCCGCGGGGCTGTGAGATCTTCGTGGGTAAAATCCCCCGGGACGTCTATGAGGACGAGCTGGTTCCGGTGTTCGAGTCAGTGGGTCAGATCTACGAGATGCGTCTGATGATGGACTTCGACGGGAAGAACCGCGGCTACGCCTTCGTCATGTACACGCAGAAACACCAGGCCAAGCGCGCCGTGCGGGAGCTCAACAACTACGAGGTGCGCCCCGGCCGCCTCCTGGGGGTCTGTTGCTCTGTGGACAACTGTCGCCTCTTCATCGGGGGCATCCCCAAAACCAAGAAGCGAGAGGAGATCCTGGAGGAGGTCTCCAAGGTGACGGAGGGCGTCCTAGACGTCATAGTGTACGCCAGCGCAGCAGACAAGATGAAGAACCGGGGCTTCGCCTTCGTGGAGTACGAGAGTCACCGCGCTGCGGCCATGGCCCGCAGGAAGCTGATGCCCGGCAGGATCCAGCTGTGGGGGCACCAGATCGCCGTGGACTGGGCGGAGCCAGAGATAGACGTGGACGAGGACGTCATGGAGACTGTGAAGATTCTATACGTCAGGAACCTGATGATGGAGACCAGCGAGGAGACACTACGACAG GTGTTTGGCCAGTGGAACCAGGGCTGCGTGGAACGTGTCAAGAAGATCCGCGACTACGCCTTCGTCCACTTCTCATCCCGTGACGATGCGGTGGTTGCCATGGACCACCTGAACGGGACGGAGGTGGAGGGGTCCTGCATCGAGGTGACCCTGGCTAAGCCTGTTGACAAAGAGCAGTACACGCGCTACCAGAAGGCGTCTAAAGGGGGCGCTGCGGCAGCCGTGGCGGCTCCAGAACCAGCCCAGCAGAACTACGTGTACCAGTGCGACCCCTACACCCTCACCTACTATGGGTACCCCTACAGCACGCTCATCGGACCCAACAGGGACTACTTCATCAAAG CAGGTGCTGTGCGAGGTCGTGGCCGTGCTGCGGCAGCTAGCCGTGCCCCTGGCCCCCGGGGGTCGTACCTGGGGGGTTACTCTGCTGGGCGGGGTATCTACAGCCGGTACCATGAAGGAAAGGCCAAGGGCCCCGACAACAAGGCCTACGAGCTGGTCCCTTCCATGGAGCTGAATGCCTCAGTCAACCCTCTGGGCATCAAGCCTTGCACAA tgggcCTGCAGGCTCTATCAGGCCAGTACCCAGTGTTCTCCTCAGCCCAGGGAGCCAAGCTGATGGAGGAAGGGAAGATGCACCATGCTGTGGAACACCTCATGAACCCCTTGGCCCTGCAGCACGACCACACAGGCCAGAACGCACAGGCTGTTCTACCTGCTGTCTCCACACCGCCACCcttccag ggTCGTCCCATCACACCAGTGTACACCATGACCCACAACATGCAGCGTATCCCCACGGCCAGCGGTCTGTACGGAGCAGGCTACATGCCCATCACAAACTACAACACTGCTGCCCTGGCAGCCCTGCAGAAGAACGCAGCCGTGGCGGCGGCGGCCGCAGCCTACGGAGGCTATGCCTACACCATGCCCCAGGCCTTCCCCGCCACCGCCTTCCAGGTGCCCATCCACGACGTCTATCAGACCTACTGA